One window from the genome of Microcebus murinus isolate Inina chromosome X, M.murinus_Inina_mat1.0, whole genome shotgun sequence encodes:
- the LOC105867085 gene encoding ferritin heavy polypeptide-like 17: MAAGTISQVRQNYHPDCEAAVNSHINLELHASYVYLSMAFYFDRDDVALKHFFRYFLRHSQEKREHAKKLMGLQNQRGGRVCLRDVRKPDHDDWDGGLQAMEHAFHLEKSVNQSLLELHQLAIDKGDPQLCDFLESHYLHDQVETIKELGGYLTNLRKMGAPDAGLAECLFDKLTLGGRDKEN; this comes from the coding sequence ATGGCTGCCGGCACAATCTCTCAGGTGCGCCAGAACTACCACCCCGACTGTGAGGCCGCGGTCAACAGCCACATCAACCTAGAGCTCCACGCCTCCTACGTGTACCTCTCCATGGCCTTCTACTTTGACCGCGACGACGTGGCCCTGAAGCACTTCTTCCGCTACTTCCTGCGCCACTCTCAGGAGAAGAGGGAGCACGCCAAGAAGCTGATGGGCCTGCAGAACCAGCGCGGGGGCCGCGTCTGCCTTCGCGACGTCAGGAAGCCCGACCACGACGACTGGGATGGCGGGCTGCAGGCCATGGAGCACGCCTTCCACCTGGAGAAGAGCGTCAATCAGAGCCTCCTGGAGCTGCACCAGCTGGCCATCGACAAGGGTGACCCACAGCTCTGCGACTTCCTGGAGAGCCACTACCTTCATGATCAGGTCGAGACCATCAAGGAGCTGGGTGGCTACCTCACCAACCTGCGCAAGATGGGGGCCCCAGACGCCGGCCTGGCGGAGTGCCTCTTTGACAAGCTCACCCTGGGCGGCCGTGACAAGGAGAACTGA